In the genome of Aequorivita sp. H23M31, the window AAAAACTGATTGATCTATATAACAAAAAAGACTACGGGCAATATGCCGAGGATGGTAAAATTGCAGTAAATTTTATTGGAACAAATCACACCACAGGTGGAAACTCAGGAAGTCCAGCTATTGATGCCCACGGTAACTTGATCGGTCTAAACTTTGACCGCGTTTGGGAAGGAACGATGAGCGATTATTATTACGATCCTTCCTTATCCAGAAATATTATGGTAGATATTCGCTATGTACTTTTTATAATGGATAAATATGCCGGAGCGACCAATTTGATTGACGAATTGAAACTTGTCCATCCAAAAAAGGAGAAGTCGAAGAAGAAGAAAAAATAGTTTTTAGTTGATAGAGGGCAGTTGGTAGTCGGTAGAAACTAGGACCGCGAATTCACGAATGAATTTATAAACCTCACAGGTCTTCCTCCTACGCTAAAAAAGCTTCGGCGGACAAGTTGAGACCTGTGAGATTTTTTTGCTTTTAGCTTTTAGAAGACTATTCCAATTAAAAAACCACGACTTCACGAATGTATAAAACATTATTCGTGAAGTCGTGGTTCATTTTTTTCCAGGGACTGAAAAGGAGATTATATAACATCCCCAAAAAGATGTTCTCGTTCCCGAGCGGAGCCGAGGGACTACTTTAATCCTCTTGCTTTCAACAAAGGTCCAATCTTAGGATCTGCTCCTCGCCAAGCTTTGTACATTTTTTCAAGGTCCTGGGTGTTCCCACGAGAAAGTACCATATCCCGGAAACGTTGTCCATTTTCGCGAGTCATTCCACCATTTTCTTCAAACCAGTTATAGGCGTCGTGGTCCAGCATTTCTGTCCATAGGTAGGAATAATATCCAGCAGCATAGCCGCCTGCAAAAATATGCGCAAAGTAAGTAGATCGGTAACGCGGTGGTACAGCGTGTACAACATCCAATTTTGTTTTATGAAGCGCTTCTTTTTCAAAAGCATCCACATCATCAATCTTTTTTGTACTTGGAATTGTGTGCCACTGCATATCCAAATTGGATGAAGCCAAGTTTTCGGTAATACTATAGCCCTGATTAAAAGTGCCGGATTTTTTGATTTTTGAAATCAGCTCCTGGGGAATTTGCTCTCCAGTTTCATAATGAACTGCATAGTTTTTCAATACCTCTGGATAAAGTGCCCAATTCTCATTAAACTGTGAAGGGAACTCCACAAAATCACGAGCTACGGAAGTTCCAGAGAGTGAAGGATATTGTTGATCGGCGAAAAATCCGTGAAGGGCATGGCCAAATTCATGGAACATAGTTGTCACTTCATCAAAAGTTAATAAAGCAGGATTACCGTCTGAAGGCTTTGGGAAATTACACACGTTGTAAATTACAGGCTTCTTATTGTAAAGTTTAGATTGGGTAACAAAATTGGACATCCACGCTCCTCCCCTTTTGCTGGGTCTAGCAAAGAAATCGGCATAAAAGAGCCCGAGCTGGTCGCCATTTTCCTCAAAAAGTTCGTACACCAAAACATCATCTTGATAAACAGGAATATCTGTTCTTTCTTTAAAAGTAATTCCATATAACTGGGTGGCTGCGAAGAACACCCCTTTTTCAAGAACGGTTTTTAATTCGAAATAAGGTTTGATCTGTTCTTCATCGAGATCGTATTTTTCTTTTCGAACCATTTCGGCATAATAGTTCCAATCCCAAGGCTCTAAGGTAAAATCCTCTCCTTGTGCTTTGATCATTTTTTGGATCTCATCAGACTCTGCCTGAGCCTTCGCAGTTCCCGCGGGAATTAGACCTTCAAAGAATTTATTAACATGCGCTGGCGTCTTTGCCATTGTTTTTTGAAGGCTCCAAGCTGCATAATTATCAAATCCAAGCAACTTGGCTTTCTGGGCGCGCAACTCGACAATTTCCTTTACCAGATCTCTAGTATCATTTGCCCCTCCATCTGCCCTCATCCAAGCGGCCTTAAAAAGTTTTTCTCGGCTTGCTCTGTTATCCATGGATTGCAACAACGGTTGTTGCGTGGTATTCTGCAGAGGAATTGTCCATCCCTTACCATCTTCGTTTGCCCTGGATTTTAGAACATCTTCAGAAACTCCTGCTAGCTCTTCTTTATCATTGAAAGTAACTGCACCGGCATTATTTGCTGCCAAAAGTGTTTTTCCAAATTTGGTGGTAAGTGTCGCTAGCCTTCCGTTGTAATCAGATAAAGTCTTTTTATCTTCTGCGGAAAGATTTGCTCCAGCAATTTCAAAATCTTCGTAATAATTCTCAAGAAGCTTTAATGATTCTGGATCAAGGTTTAAGGATTCTCTCTTATTATACAGAGTTTTAAAACGCTGAAATAATTTATCGTTAAGATAAATTGCATCCTGTTGGGCGGCAAATTTTGGAGCCATCCTGTCATCAATAGCTTGGAGAGCATCATTTGTATTGGCAGAACCCAGTGCCCCAAAAATTTGGGAAGACCTATCAAGTAGTTCCCCACTCTTTTCTAATGCAACAACAGTGTTTTCAAAAGTAGGTTCTTCGGGGTTGCTGGTTATTTCATCTATTGCCTTTTTCTGCTGTGCTATTCCTTCGAGCATTGCCGGCTCAAAATCCTCATCCTTTATTTTGGAAAAATCGGGAGCGTAATAGGGCAAAGTACTTTCTACGAGAAGTGGATTGCTTCTTTCACTCATATTGTCATCATCGTTTAATTTGGTTTCTTTCGAATTGTTGCAGGCTGAAATTAAAACAGCCAGCATTAAAAAAGGGATTGCTTTTCTCATGTTGATTTGGTTTTAAAAAAAGAAATGTAAATATACGGATTTAGAAGGTGATTGGTAGAATAGACCAAAAATCAAGATACTTGGATTGATGGATAGATTTTCCCAGTTTTTAATTGATACTATGTTTTAAAGAATATTGTTCAACCGACGCTATTGTATAGAAATAGTAAGGCAAAAAGAGGATCAAAACCAATAGCGTCATAAATAATCATGCCTTTACTCGCAGAACTTCTCGACTGCGCTCGAAATGACCCTTTAATTCATTAAAAATCAATATTTATTGTCAGGTCGAGCGCATTTGGTAGCTATCGGATCGAGACCTTTTTATAGTAAATAATAGATGTTATTTTTAAAGTAAAACTTTTATAGATCTCTACAAAATTAAACCAATCCCTTTCAAAAAAACTCCCTATACTGCATGACTCTAAAATCAATTACATTAAAATCCGGGTTTTCAGCTTTCATTTTTTTGTAGAGCTCCATGCTTCCAACTGCTCTATTCGCTGAGCCAGAGGGAGCGATTAAAGAAACGGTCTTAATCAATCTTTCGGAGTTGGGTAAGTGAAAAGAATGTATCCTTGGTGGTTTGCTGGAAATTACTTTCATTTTAATATCATAATCCTTTAAATTTTTTCTGAAGAAATACTCTGGACCGTTTTTGCTATTTCCGCCTGTAAATAATAGCGTATCGATTTTTGGATGTTTTTGAAGCACTTTAATTAAATCCCGAAGTTTTACATGTTTCATTCCTATATCCGTCGCATCTATCTTTTCACGCTTTGCCGATGCCACCATATCGCAAATTCCGATTCCTCTGGTAATAAGAAAATGTTCTCGTTGGGCTATGGCTTCCGCAGTAGTTTCAAATTTCAGGTTAAGATCAAAGATCTTATCCAAAATGACCCATAACTGCCCGTCGCCACTCCCATAACAGAAATCAACATCTTTTTCCTTTAATTCCCCAGTAGTAAAACGGGGCGGCGGGAGGGTGCCTACAATGAGCTTTGTTGCAGTCTTGGGAATGTAAGGGGAATATGGGTGGATGTGGTGAAACAAAATGATTTTAGATTTACGATTTTAAAATTGATGATTTTTGATTTTGGTTTCGTTAATCCCCTGAATCCGGATGGGAAAGAGAATAATTGTAAAAAGTTTTCAATGCTCAAGTCTCGACCCTCCTACGGCCAAGTTTCGGTTTCGGTTTCGTCCGTCCCCCTGACCTCCGAGGAGGAAGATATTAATTTTGCAAAAGATTGCTTAAGTTGGTTCAATTTCTCGCCGCTTCATCTTCAATTCGTTTTCGTTTTCGATTTCGATTTCGTTTTCCCAACTTACCTTATAAAAACAGGTTCATTTTCCTTCTCGGTATATTCTTCGCTATAGCCATAACCTTCATAATTAAAAGCTTTAACCTCATCTAAAGTTGATATATCATTATCTATGGCAAACCGGGTCATACTTCCCCGGGCTTTTTTGGCGAAAAAGGAAATGATTTTTAGTTCACCGTTTTTAAAATCCTTAAAAACCGGAGCAATTACGGGAACTTTTAATCTTTTTGAATCAATTGCGCTAAAATATTCTACGCTGGCAAGATTTAAAAATAGCTCGCCCTCTTTTAATTCCTTATTCAAGGAATCGGTCAGCGTATTTTTCCAAAATGCATACAAGTTCTTTTTTCGATCTACAGCAAGCTTGGTTCCCATTTCCAATCGATAGGGTTGCATCAGGTCCAACGGACGAAGAATTCCGTACATCCCAGAGAGAATACGCAAGGAATCTTGCAGAAGATCTATTTTATCGGTAGGAATTGTATAAGCATCCAATCCTGTATAAACATCTCCAGCGAAGGCATAAATGGCAGGTCTGGCGTTCTGCCTGGTAAAAGGTGTACTGAATTCCTTATATCGATGATAATTCAGTTCGGCTAACTTATCACTGATATCCATTAACTCTGAAATTGCTTTTTTGCTTTTGCGTTGGAGTTTGTTGTTTATCAATTCAGCTTTCTCCAAAAATTGAGGTTGGGTAGCTCTTGTAGTAGGAAGTTTGCTTTTATAATCCAACGTCTTCGCTGGAGAAATTACTATTTTCATTAAAATTGCTTTTCCCCAAAAATAACGAAAAACTATTGGTGATTCAAGGATTTTAAGGCTTGCCTAACAATCGTGAAAAAGTTACATTGTTTCCTCTGTTTTGATTTTTAGATCCTCAAAAGTATCAGATTGTATGCAGATCAAACCGTATTTTGACCCTCCTTTATTTATTAACGTACCGTTAATATGGAGATCTTAAACGGCATATTCTTTAATACCCAGCGCTTTATAAACTTTTTTCATTCCTTTTTTGGATTCCGAGAGTACAATCAAAACATCATCGCTATTGATGACGGTACTTCCATTTGGAGTAAGATATTTATTATCTCTTTTTATCATGGCGATAATGGCTGATTTAGGGAACTCTATATCTACTATCATCTTGCCCACTGCTTTATTGGTATTACCTATTCCTATTTCTCGCATTTCGGTTTTAGGATGTTCTTCCAAGAATTTTTCCGAAGGAGTAAGAATTTTATCGGCGCTGGGGATACTTACATTAAGCCATTTTGCCACCATCGATAGAGAGGTACCCTGAATCAAAATGGAAGTAAGAGCAATAAAGAATACTATGTTGAAAATCATATTCGCTTTTTCAATTCCCGCAAGTAAAGGATAAGTAGCAAATACAATCGGCACCGCGCCTCTTAATCCCACCCACGAAATATAAAAACGACGTCGCATTTTCATTTTGAAGGGAATCAAACTAATAAATACGCTTAAGGGTCTGGAAACCAGTATGAGAAATAAAGAGATTACGAGACCAATGCCGATTACTGGTAAAATTTGGGTTGGCAATACCAAAAGTCCCAAGGTAAGGAACAGTACAATCTGCATAAGCCAGGCCAGTCCATCAAACATTTTTAATATCGTCTTTTTGTGGATAAGGTATTTGTTGCCCAAATAAACTGCCGCGATATAAATCGCCAAAAATCCATTTCCACCTACGGCATCGGTCACCGAAAATGTTATAAACATTAAGGCGATAACCAGAACCGGATATAACCCTTCGAAGTCCAGTTTTATTCGGTTGATAATAATTTTGCTAAGTCGCCCAAATCCAAAGCCGGCAATCGTACCAATAATCATCTGTTGAAAAAACAGAGGAATTATAGAGGTCCAGCTCTGATCTTGGTGCACCACCAATCCCAAAAAGGCAATGGTAAGCACATAAGCCATAGGATCGTTACTTCCACTTTCCAGCTCCAAAGTGGGTCGCAGATTAGCACGGAGTGCCAGATTTTTGGAACGCAAAATAGAAAATACCGCCGCTGCATCTGTTGAGGAAACGATACTACCAAGCAACAGACTTTCGAAAATTGTAAAATCGGTGATAAAATACACAAACATTCCAAGCGACACGGCCGTCAGCAAGACACCGAGAGTGGCTAGGACAAGTCCTTCTTTCCATATAGGTTTTACCGCCTTCCAATCGGTATCCAATCCACCGGAGAATAATATAAAGTTTAATGCAACCACCCCCACAAGTTGGGCAATCTGTGGATCGTTAAAAGTAATACCACCAATACCATCTTCTCCCGCCAACATTCCAATAGCTAAGAAAAGCACCAAGGTGGGAACGCCAAATTTATAAGAAGTTTTACCGGCAATAATGCTTATAAAAAGCAATAAAGAACCAATAAGCAGAATGTTCTCTATGGTTAGATTCAATACAGTAGGCTATTTCGGCAAAAATACAAATTAAAGACTGGAATAAGTACAGACTTTTTGTTCTAAAAGTGGAAATCAAATTGGTTAAAAAATCCAAGTTTCATATCCAACAAATAAACCTAATTTTACAAGCTAATGTTTTGTTCCAAATGTCAAATAACAAAATAGAACTTCGAACGATAAACGTTACCCGATATATCACCCCGCTGCGGGAAGGTGGTTCGCTGCCTGCTCTGGCAGAAGGAAACGACGATTTTAAATATGTTTTAAAATTTCGTGGAGCGGGTCATGGGGTGAAAGCTTTAATCGCGGAATTATTGGGTGGTGAAATAGCTCGAACCTTAGGATTACGAGTTCCCGAACTGGTTTTTGCAAACTTGGATGAAGCTTTTGGAAGAAGTGAGGGCGATGAAGAAATCCAAGATTTATTGAAGGGAAGCCAAGGTTTAAATCTTGCTCTTCATTTTCTTTCCGGCGCACTTACATTTGATCCGGTTGTAACTCAAATCGATGAAGAACCGGCGTCCAAAATTGTCTGGTTGGATGCATTTACGACCAATATAGACCGCACAGTGAAAAATACGAATATGCTTATTTGGCATAAGGAACTATGGCTGATTGACCACGGCGCTACCTTCTATTTCCACCATTCTTGGGACAATTGGGAAAAAGCCGCAAAAAGTCCATTTCCATATATTAAAGATCACGTTTTATTGCCACAAGCTTCGAAGGTGGATGAATTAAATGATGAGATGATTTCGCTTCTAAATGATGAAAAATTAAAAGAAATCACTGATCTCATTCCAGTTGATTGGATGCAATGGGAAGATTCCGATTTAACTCCAGAAGAAATCCGAAATGTGTATTTGCAATTTCTAATTCTTCGAAGAGACAGTGCCCAAAACTTTGTAACACAGATTCGCGATGCCCGGAAAACACTTGTATGAATATGCGGTAATCCGTTTGGTACCTCGTGTAGAACGCGAAGAATTTCTGAATGTGGGAGTAATCCTTTTCAGCAAGGGAGCCAAATATCTAAACTGTAAATTCTTTGTTGATAATGAAAAGCTAAACCTATTTAACTCCGAACTTCCATTAGATGAAATAGAAAAAAATCTGGAAGCTTTCGGTAAAATTTGCTCTGGCTCTAAGAAAGGCGGCCACGTGGCCCAATGGGAAATACCTGATCGATTCCGATGGCTCACCGCCCAACGCAGCTCTTCTATACAAACCTCTCGTCCCCATAACG includes:
- a CDS encoding HipA family kinase; this translates as MSNNKIELRTINVTRYITPLREGGSLPALAEGNDDFKYVLKFRGAGHGVKALIAELLGGEIARTLGLRVPELVFANLDEAFGRSEGDEEIQDLLKGSQGLNLALHFLSGALTFDPVVTQIDEEPASKIVWLDAFTTNIDRTVKNTNMLIWHKELWLIDHGATFYFHHSWDNWEKAAKSPFPYIKDHVLLPQASKVDELNDEMISLLNDEKLKEITDLIPVDWMQWEDSDLTPEEIRNVYLQFLILRRDSAQNFVTQIRDARKTLV
- a CDS encoding uracil-DNA glycosylase family protein is translated as MFHHIHPYSPYIPKTATKLIVGTLPPPRFTTGELKEKDVDFCYGSGDGQLWVILDKIFDLNLKFETTAEAIAQREHFLITRGIGICDMVASAKREKIDATDIGMKHVKLRDLIKVLQKHPKIDTLLFTGGNSKNGPEYFFRKNLKDYDIKMKVISSKPPRIHSFHLPNSERLIKTVSLIAPSGSANRAVGSMELYKKMKAENPDFNVIDFRVMQYREFF
- a CDS encoding M3 family metallopeptidase — protein: MRKAIPFLMLAVLISACNNSKETKLNDDDNMSERSNPLLVESTLPYYAPDFSKIKDEDFEPAMLEGIAQQKKAIDEITSNPEEPTFENTVVALEKSGELLDRSSQIFGALGSANTNDALQAIDDRMAPKFAAQQDAIYLNDKLFQRFKTLYNKRESLNLDPESLKLLENYYEDFEIAGANLSAEDKKTLSDYNGRLATLTTKFGKTLLAANNAGAVTFNDKEELAGVSEDVLKSRANEDGKGWTIPLQNTTQQPLLQSMDNRASREKLFKAAWMRADGGANDTRDLVKEIVELRAQKAKLLGFDNYAAWSLQKTMAKTPAHVNKFFEGLIPAGTAKAQAESDEIQKMIKAQGEDFTLEPWDWNYYAEMVRKEKYDLDEEQIKPYFELKTVLEKGVFFAATQLYGITFKERTDIPVYQDDVLVYELFEENGDQLGLFYADFFARPSKRGGAWMSNFVTQSKLYNKKPVIYNVCNFPKPSDGNPALLTFDEVTTMFHEFGHALHGFFADQQYPSLSGTSVARDFVEFPSQFNENWALYPEVLKNYAVHYETGEQIPQELISKIKKSGTFNQGYSITENLASSNLDMQWHTIPSTKKIDDVDAFEKEALHKTKLDVVHAVPPRYRSTYFAHIFAGGYAAGYYSYLWTEMLDHDAYNWFEENGGMTRENGQRFRDMVLSRGNTQDLEKMYKAWRGADPKIGPLLKARGLK
- the yaaA gene encoding peroxide stress protein YaaA, which produces MKIVISPAKTLDYKSKLPTTRATQPQFLEKAELINNKLQRKSKKAISELMDISDKLAELNYHRYKEFSTPFTRQNARPAIYAFAGDVYTGLDAYTIPTDKIDLLQDSLRILSGMYGILRPLDLMQPYRLEMGTKLAVDRKKNLYAFWKNTLTDSLNKELKEGELFLNLASVEYFSAIDSKRLKVPVIAPVFKDFKNGELKIISFFAKKARGSMTRFAIDNDISTLDEVKAFNYEGYGYSEEYTEKENEPVFIR
- a CDS encoding DUF3037 domain-containing protein, giving the protein MPGKHLYEYAVIRLVPRVEREEFLNVGVILFSKGAKYLNCKFFVDNEKLNLFNSELPLDEIEKNLEAFGKICSGSKKGGHVAQWEIPDRFRWLTAQRSSSIQTSRPHNGFSDDLDETLERLFVELVL
- a CDS encoding potassium/proton antiporter, yielding MNLTIENILLIGSLLLFISIIAGKTSYKFGVPTLVLFLAIGMLAGEDGIGGITFNDPQIAQLVGVVALNFILFSGGLDTDWKAVKPIWKEGLVLATLGVLLTAVSLGMFVYFITDFTIFESLLLGSIVSSTDAAAVFSILRSKNLALRANLRPTLELESGSNDPMAYVLTIAFLGLVVHQDQSWTSIIPLFFQQMIIGTIAGFGFGRLSKIIINRIKLDFEGLYPVLVIALMFITFSVTDAVGGNGFLAIYIAAVYLGNKYLIHKKTILKMFDGLAWLMQIVLFLTLGLLVLPTQILPVIGIGLVISLFLILVSRPLSVFISLIPFKMKMRRRFYISWVGLRGAVPIVFATYPLLAGIEKANMIFNIVFFIALTSILIQGTSLSMVAKWLNVSIPSADKILTPSEKFLEEHPKTEMREIGIGNTNKAVGKMIVDIEFPKSAIIAMIKRDNKYLTPNGSTVINSDDVLIVLSESKKGMKKVYKALGIKEYAV